The Thermococcus sp. 4557 genomic sequence CTTTGCCCGTTTGGATGTCAATATGTTAATATTTTGTGAATTTTTTGTAAATCTGTCATAGGGGCTGCGGGGTGGTTTTGGGCACAATTGGAAATTATCCAAAATGTGGGCAGATTTGGTGTTATGTGGAGCATTATCTAACATCTGGACATATCTTACGTCTCTAATGACTCTTCACCGATGTTAGTGGTACCTTGATTTGACACATCGTAATGTTTATATACTTGGATTCCCAAGGTATCCCACCTCCTGTTGAGACATCTCCAATACAATCATGTATTGATGGGGGATGTTGCAATGTTCATTGACCCCTTTGTAATAAGGTCCATCAATCGAAGTGAACTCCGCAAGAGGATTCTGCTGTATCTTGACGAAATCTACCCATCCCCCACGTACCTCTCTGAAATCGCAAGGGTGGTCAAATCAGACCCCTCGAACGTTAAGGGTGCCCTCGTCGGGCTGGGGAACCGTTACAACGGACACAGCTCCCTCGTGAGCCTTGGTCTGGTGGAGGTTGTGATCGAGGGGGGCTTCAAATACTACCGGCTCACGGAGTACGGGAAACAGGTTGTGGGATTGCTGAGGTCGTATCACTCTTACTACTCGAAGTACACCTGAGGTGGGAGCATGGACCCGCTGGTGGAGGTCCTTGACCGGAATATGGAAGCGATGGCCGATGTTGCGGTGGGTTATTTAATTCAGATTGGACTCAAGTACGACGTCTTCAAGGAGCTGGTTCGGGGGGTTAGCAGGGAAAAACTAATCGCCTCGGTCCCCCTGCCGAACAAGGAGCGCCTTGAGCGGCTCATTGACACGTACATCCAGCTGGGGATAGTGGAAGAGTCTGGTGGATCCCTGAGGATGGCGGAATGTTCTTATGAACTCTCCCTGACACGGGAACGGCTTGAAAAGCTCATGCCGGATTGGATCCCAATTCTCGAGGAAATGTACAAGATGGCAGACTACGCTTTTATTTCGCGGGAGCATCCCAAGGTGCTTATGGATTTCGATAAGGGTGCTGACTTCTGGGATATGCGTCTCCTCCTGGGCATTAACAGAATCTACCGGCAGCTGGCTTCCCGCCTCCTTG encodes the following:
- a CDS encoding helix-turn-helix domain-containing protein, yielding MFIDPFVIRSINRSELRKRILLYLDEIYPSPTYLSEIARVVKSDPSNVKGALVGLGNRYNGHSSLVSLGLVEVVIEGGFKYYRLTEYGKQVVGLLRSYHSYYSKYT